A single region of the Glycine max cultivar Williams 82 chromosome 20, Glycine_max_v4.0, whole genome shotgun sequence genome encodes:
- the LOC100779396 gene encoding E3 ubiquitin-protein ligase MARCHF7 isoform X1: MDNAAAELQSVAADPALLLHHQTCAGNGIGDSTSLIPESSRRPSLSSLQIPALSVENALSSFNKTDGPILISSPGSSRGLPPRPNSARVIKSTMKTLLSERSFRAKNSSMDSERTVLIIPDGSPSDGPVDNKPSTSRSLSLNKILFSSSTKAAHSLPVTPTANSGPENVHGRHLGCDSDLSKMKVNQHMTRSVSVPVNIKTANLRHTDSRRLVRVISVRSLPGTSGSISADNASGSEIVNEDASEDIPEEDAVCRICLVELAEGGNTLRMECSCKGELALAHQDCAVKWFSIKGNKTCDVCKQEVQNLPVTLLKITNPQTVTRQPLNAPEPQQREVTSYRIWQDVSVLVLVSMLAYFCFLEELLVSDLGTRALAISLPFSCVLGLLSSMIASTMVSGSYMWAYACFQFSIVILFAHVFYTILNVNAILSVLLSSFTGFGIAISLNTLLTEYVRWKTRRQIQSSTARQQRRDHALQ; this comes from the exons ATGGACAACGCAGCTGCTGAACTTCAAAGTGTGGCAGCAGATCCTGCTCTTCTTCTTCACCATCAG acttGTGCTGGAAATGGGATTGGTGACAGTACCTCCTTGATTCCAGAATCCTCCAGAAGACCAAGCCTCTCCTCTCTGCAAATACCAGCGTTGTCAGTGGAAAATGCATTATCTTCTTTTAACAAGACAGATGGTCCTATATTGATATCAAGTCCAGGTTCCAGTAGAGGACTGCCCCCAAGGCCAAATTCAGCCAGAGTCATCAAGTCCACTATGAAAACTTTACTCTCTGAAAGGAGCTTTAGGGCTAAGAATTCTTCAATGGATAGTGAAAGGACAGTTCTCATTATTCCTGATGGCTCACCATCAGATGGTCCTGTGGATAATAAGCCTTCGACTTCGCGGTCCCTTTCTCTTAACAAGATTTTGTTCTCTTCCTCAACAAAAGCAGCACATTCATTGCCGGTTACTCCAACTGCAAATTCAGGTCCAGAGAATGTACATGGAAGACATCTAGGGTGTGATTCTGATTTAAGT AAAATGAAAGTAAATCAGCACATGACTCGATCAGTTTCGGTTCCAGTTAATATCAAAACTGCTAATTTAAGGCATACAGATTCTAGAAGGCTGGTTCGTGTAATTTCAGTAAGATCACTACCAGGAACTAGTGGCAGCATTTCAGCTGACAATGCTTCAGGATCAGAGATTG TCAATGAAGATGCTTCTGAGGATATTCCAGAGGAAGATGCAGTTTGTAGGATTTGTTTGGTGGAGCTTGCGGAAGGAGGGAATACTCTTAGGATGGAATGCAGTTGTAAAGGTGAGCTTGCACTTGCTCACCAAGACTGTGCAGTAAAGTGGTTTAGTATCAAAGGAAACAAGACCTGTGATGTCTGCAAGCAGGAAGTCCAAAACCTTCCAGTAACACTCTTGAAAATTACTAATCCTCAAACTGTTACTCGGCAGCCATTGAATGCACCAGAACCACAACAGAGAGAAGTAACTTCTTACAG GATATGGCAGGATGTATCAGTACTTGTCTTGGTCAGCATGCTTGCatacttttgttttcttgaGGAGCTACTG GTTTCAGATTTGGGCACTCGTGCACTTGCCATTTCATTACCTTTCTCCTGTGTTTTAGGTCTCCTTTCATCTATGATTGCTTCAACCATGG TGAGCGGGAGTTACATGTGGGCTTATGCTTGCTTCCAGTTTTCAATTGTCATCCTGTTTGCTCATGTGTTTTATACTATA CTTAATGTTAATGCCATCCTCTCAGTCCTTCTCTCCTCATTCACTGGATTTGGGATTGCAATCAGCTTGAATACGCTGCTAACAGAGTATGTTAGATGGAAAACAAGAAGACAGATTCAATCTTCTACGGCACGGCAGCAGCGCCGTGATCATGCACTGCAGTAG
- the LOC100779396 gene encoding uncharacterized protein isoform X2 — protein MKTLLSERSFRAKNSSMDSERTVLIIPDGSPSDGPVDNKPSTSRSLSLNKILFSSSTKAAHSLPVTPTANSGPENVHGRHLGCDSDLSKMKVNQHMTRSVSVPVNIKTANLRHTDSRRLVRVISVRSLPGTSGSISADNASGSEIVNEDASEDIPEEDAVCRICLVELAEGGNTLRMECSCKGELALAHQDCAVKWFSIKGNKTCDVCKQEVQNLPVTLLKITNPQTVTRQPLNAPEPQQREVTSYRIWQDVSVLVLVSMLAYFCFLEELLVSDLGTRALAISLPFSCVLGLLSSMIASTMVSGSYMWAYACFQFSIVILFAHVFYTILNVNAILSVLLSSFTGFGIAISLNTLLTEYVRWKTRRQIQSSTARQQRRDHALQ, from the exons ATGAAAACTTTACTCTCTGAAAGGAGCTTTAGGGCTAAGAATTCTTCAATGGATAGTGAAAGGACAGTTCTCATTATTCCTGATGGCTCACCATCAGATGGTCCTGTGGATAATAAGCCTTCGACTTCGCGGTCCCTTTCTCTTAACAAGATTTTGTTCTCTTCCTCAACAAAAGCAGCACATTCATTGCCGGTTACTCCAACTGCAAATTCAGGTCCAGAGAATGTACATGGAAGACATCTAGGGTGTGATTCTGATTTAAGT AAAATGAAAGTAAATCAGCACATGACTCGATCAGTTTCGGTTCCAGTTAATATCAAAACTGCTAATTTAAGGCATACAGATTCTAGAAGGCTGGTTCGTGTAATTTCAGTAAGATCACTACCAGGAACTAGTGGCAGCATTTCAGCTGACAATGCTTCAGGATCAGAGATTG TCAATGAAGATGCTTCTGAGGATATTCCAGAGGAAGATGCAGTTTGTAGGATTTGTTTGGTGGAGCTTGCGGAAGGAGGGAATACTCTTAGGATGGAATGCAGTTGTAAAGGTGAGCTTGCACTTGCTCACCAAGACTGTGCAGTAAAGTGGTTTAGTATCAAAGGAAACAAGACCTGTGATGTCTGCAAGCAGGAAGTCCAAAACCTTCCAGTAACACTCTTGAAAATTACTAATCCTCAAACTGTTACTCGGCAGCCATTGAATGCACCAGAACCACAACAGAGAGAAGTAACTTCTTACAG GATATGGCAGGATGTATCAGTACTTGTCTTGGTCAGCATGCTTGCatacttttgttttcttgaGGAGCTACTG GTTTCAGATTTGGGCACTCGTGCACTTGCCATTTCATTACCTTTCTCCTGTGTTTTAGGTCTCCTTTCATCTATGATTGCTTCAACCATGG TGAGCGGGAGTTACATGTGGGCTTATGCTTGCTTCCAGTTTTCAATTGTCATCCTGTTTGCTCATGTGTTTTATACTATA CTTAATGTTAATGCCATCCTCTCAGTCCTTCTCTCCTCATTCACTGGATTTGGGATTGCAATCAGCTTGAATACGCTGCTAACAGAGTATGTTAGATGGAAAACAAGAAGACAGATTCAATCTTCTACGGCACGGCAGCAGCGCCGTGATCATGCACTGCAGTAG